From the genome of Flavobacterium luteolum, one region includes:
- a CDS encoding glycoside hydrolase family 78 protein, with protein sequence MKKFFLHLTLIISLFTVSAKAQTKISVSDLKCEMLTNPEGIDVLQPRLSWKIKAEVNDVKQIHYQILASSSLEKLNAGNGDLWDSGKVQSDESVNVIYNGKKLKDRQDVYWKVTIFTNKGEVQSKENAHFSIGILTYADWKSTRWIGYEKTSSGDSISQYSRLSARYLRKEIDLKKKVKSAKVYIMGMGLYELYINGNKIGDQVLAPVPTDYTKNVKYNVFDVTSQLQEGKNALGTILGNGRFFTMRQDYKPYKIKTFGYPKMALQLFVEYTDGSKEVIRTDDTWKITTDGPILSNNEYDGEEYDARKEMKGWNTINFNDKKWLSAEYVQEPGGFYEGQMSANMKVKREVKPISIKQTSKGTYILDMGQNMVGWLQLKVKGNAGDKITMKFAESLQPDGSLYIANLRDAKTTDIYTLKGEGEEIWEPRFIFHGFRFVEISGFKTKPTLENFVGKVVYDDIATTGTFDSSNPIMNQIFKNAWWGISGNYKGMPIDCPQRNERQPWLGDRTTGAYGESFLFDNQTLYAKWLDDIKNSQTIDGGIPDVAPAFWRYYGDNVTWPGTYITVADMLYQQFGDKRVVEKQYPSMKKWMDYMEENYLVDDIMTKDKYGDWCVPPESLELIRSKDPSRLTDGELISSAFYYQLLNIMKKFAVIANAENDIKHYDELASRIKKAFNAKYFNAAKNNYANNTVTANLLPLTFGMVPEELQQKVFENLVHEVEVTKNGHVSTGVIGTQFLMRTLTNFGRGDLAFKLASNKTYPSWGYMVENGATTIWELWNGNTADPAMNSQNHVMLLGDLLIWYYENMAGIKSNPETPGFKQIIMKPDFNAGLTYVNASYESIYGTIKSDWKKDKKALVWNITIPANASALVYLPTTNVSAIIVNKQKLTQFSTSIKTDNNTIVTLPSGSYVLSVK encoded by the coding sequence ATGAAAAAGTTTTTTTTACATCTTACCTTAATCATTTCACTTTTCACAGTTTCGGCGAAAGCCCAAACCAAAATCAGTGTAAGTGATTTAAAATGCGAAATGCTGACCAATCCTGAAGGAATTGACGTTTTACAGCCAAGACTAAGCTGGAAAATAAAAGCGGAGGTAAATGATGTAAAACAAATTCATTATCAAATTTTAGCTTCTTCATCTTTAGAAAAACTAAATGCAGGAAATGGAGATTTGTGGGATAGCGGAAAAGTGCAAAGCGATGAATCGGTAAATGTAATTTATAACGGAAAAAAGCTAAAAGATCGACAAGATGTTTATTGGAAAGTAACGATTTTTACAAATAAAGGCGAAGTTCAATCGAAAGAAAATGCACATTTCAGCATCGGAATTTTAACGTATGCAGATTGGAAATCGACTCGTTGGATTGGGTATGAAAAAACTTCTTCTGGAGATAGTATTTCGCAATATTCCAGATTATCAGCGAGATATTTAAGAAAAGAAATTGATCTGAAAAAGAAAGTCAAAAGTGCCAAAGTTTATATCATGGGAATGGGCTTGTACGAGCTATACATTAACGGAAATAAAATTGGAGATCAGGTTTTAGCGCCCGTTCCTACGGATTATACGAAGAACGTGAAATACAATGTTTTTGATGTGACTTCACAATTGCAAGAAGGTAAAAATGCATTGGGAACGATTTTAGGAAACGGACGTTTTTTTACGATGCGTCAAGATTATAAACCTTATAAAATCAAAACTTTTGGGTATCCGAAAATGGCTTTACAGTTGTTTGTAGAATATACAGACGGAAGCAAAGAGGTAATCAGGACAGATGATACTTGGAAAATTACAACTGACGGTCCGATTTTATCCAACAACGAATACGACGGTGAAGAATATGATGCCCGTAAAGAAATGAAAGGCTGGAATACCATTAATTTTAATGATAAAAAATGGCTTTCTGCGGAATATGTTCAAGAACCGGGCGGATTCTACGAGGGACAGATGTCGGCGAATATGAAGGTGAAACGTGAAGTAAAACCGATTTCGATCAAACAGACATCAAAAGGAACTTATATCTTAGATATGGGGCAAAATATGGTGGGTTGGTTGCAATTGAAAGTAAAAGGAAACGCTGGCGACAAAATCACTATGAAATTTGCTGAATCTTTACAGCCAGATGGTTCGTTATATATTGCGAATTTACGTGATGCCAAAACAACTGATATTTATACTTTAAAAGGCGAAGGTGAAGAAATTTGGGAACCACGTTTTATTTTTCACGGTTTCAGATTTGTTGAGATTTCGGGTTTCAAAACAAAACCGACTTTAGAAAATTTTGTTGGAAAAGTCGTTTATGATGATATTGCCACAACAGGAACTTTTGATTCTTCAAACCCAATTATGAATCAGATTTTTAAGAATGCTTGGTGGGGAATCAGCGGGAATTATAAAGGAATGCCAATCGATTGTCCGCAACGAAATGAGCGTCAGCCTTGGTTAGGAGACAGAACAACGGGGGCTTACGGTGAAAGTTTCTTATTTGATAATCAGACTTTATATGCAAAATGGTTAGATGATATTAAAAATTCACAAACTATTGATGGCGGAATTCCAGATGTTGCACCAGCTTTCTGGCGTTACTATGGCGATAATGTAACTTGGCCGGGAACGTATATTACCGTTGCCGATATGCTGTATCAGCAGTTTGGCGATAAGAGAGTTGTTGAAAAACAATATCCGTCGATGAAAAAATGGATGGATTATATGGAAGAAAACTATTTGGTCGATGATATCATGACCAAAGACAAATATGGCGACTGGTGCGTTCCGCCAGAATCGTTAGAATTAATTCGTTCCAAAGATCCTTCTCGTTTAACGGATGGCGAATTGATTTCGAGTGCTTTTTATTATCAGCTTCTAAATATCATGAAAAAGTTTGCTGTAATCGCCAATGCTGAAAATGATATTAAACATTATGATGAATTAGCTTCAAGAATAAAAAAAGCATTCAACGCTAAATATTTTAATGCTGCCAAAAACAATTATGCCAATAATACCGTAACAGCCAATTTACTGCCTTTGACTTTCGGGATGGTTCCAGAAGAATTGCAGCAAAAAGTTTTCGAAAATCTTGTACACGAAGTAGAAGTGACTAAAAACGGTCATGTAAGTACGGGAGTTATCGGAACACAGTTTTTGATGCGAACATTAACCAATTTTGGTCGTGGCGATTTGGCTTTCAAATTGGCCTCAAACAAAACCTATCCAAGTTGGGGTTATATGGTCGAAAATGGCGCAACAACCATTTGGGAGCTTTGGAACGGAAATACTGCCGATCCAGCAATGAATTCGCAAAACCACGTCATGCTTTTAGGCGATTTACTGATTTGGTATTACGAAAATATGGCGGGAATCAAGAGCAATCCTGAAACTCCGGGTTTCAAACAAATTATTATGAAACCAGATTTTAATGCTGGATTGACTTATGTAAATGCTTCATATGAATCGATTTATGGAACAATTAAAAGCGATTGGAAAAAAGATAAAAAAGCTTTGGTTTGGAATATTACGATTCCTGCAAATGCTTCTGCGTTAGTGTATCTACCAACAACGAATGTTTCAGCAATAATAGTGAATAAGCAAAAGTTAACTCAGTTTTCTACTTCTATTAAAACGGATAATAATACTATTGTAACATTACCGTCGGGTTCCTATGTTTTGAGTGTGAAATAA
- a CDS encoding HEAT repeat domain-containing protein codes for MEKTVLNYSIKGGVFHIVWNMVFVVLGIYFLSLINVEKFTFKFSNLILPIVAVLFIIVYGKKAVMTLFNFHKKIIFSQEGLELNEIFYEWKDIVFPRVIVKTEHTAKYNLSYKEFYLTFVHKQKTIEIKIDDYDVSENEIKELLKKYTPKFTPSNMSENKIVYQPIHDFDQIITLEQYYDLEHEDSEEAIKDIQKLAVKNLEPVKRFCENNLYTQPDKVRFVYYALSEDEDLDKWADFLSDEFRRVYQIGLDQNNVKELSSVINEIIVETIDSYGAERVREILLKGLDHKEFETRLNALEFLPDWIDEQVLKANPTIVSKLRQKLKDPEWKIRWETSKLLERNKIAFESLSTLDKLRRFINS; via the coding sequence TTGGAGAAAACAGTATTAAATTATTCAATCAAAGGTGGTGTATTTCATATTGTATGGAATATGGTATTTGTGGTTTTAGGGATTTACTTTTTATCACTTATAAATGTTGAAAAATTTACATTTAAATTTAGCAATTTAATATTACCAATTGTCGCTGTCTTGTTTATCATCGTTTATGGAAAAAAAGCGGTAATGACGCTCTTTAATTTTCATAAAAAAATAATATTCTCGCAAGAAGGATTAGAACTTAATGAGATTTTTTATGAATGGAAAGATATTGTATTTCCAAGAGTTATTGTCAAAACAGAACACACAGCAAAGTACAATTTGTCATACAAGGAGTTTTATCTCACTTTTGTTCATAAGCAGAAAACGATCGAAATAAAAATAGATGATTACGATGTATCTGAGAATGAAATTAAAGAACTTCTAAAAAAATATACTCCAAAGTTTACACCAAGCAATATGAGCGAAAATAAAATAGTTTATCAACCTATACATGATTTTGACCAGATCATCACTTTAGAGCAATATTACGATCTTGAACATGAGGATTCAGAAGAAGCGATAAAAGACATTCAAAAATTGGCGGTAAAAAATCTAGAGCCAGTAAAGCGTTTTTGTGAAAACAATCTTTATACACAGCCCGATAAAGTTAGATTTGTCTACTATGCATTGAGTGAGGATGAAGATCTTGATAAATGGGCAGATTTTCTTTCAGATGAATTCAGAAGGGTTTACCAAATAGGATTAGATCAAAATAATGTTAAAGAGCTTTCTTCTGTTATTAATGAGATTATAGTCGAAACAATAGATTCTTATGGTGCGGAAAGAGTTAGAGAAATATTGCTTAAAGGTTTAGATCATAAAGAATTTGAAACTCGTTTGAATGCTTTGGAATTTCTTCCTGATTGGATTGATGAACAAGTTTTAAAGGCTAATCCAACCATTGTATCGAAGCTGAGACAAAAGCTGAAAGATCCGGAGTGGAAAATACGCTGGGAAACAAGTAAGTTATTAGAAAGGAATAAAATAGCGTTTGAGAGTTTAAGCACATTGGATAAATTAAGACGATTTATAAATTCTTAA
- a CDS encoding MGH1-like glycoside hydrolase domain-containing protein: protein MLQHFKHKIITLSVVVACINSSCKSSVDHSQKGKSVILKEENFKHYVDYFNTMEDENLKFAIPNDSAWAWMEKNIPLFECPQQNFEEIYYFRWWSVRKHIKNTPQGFAITEFLVDRSYADKYNMISCALGHHINEFRWVHDPKYIEQDVKLWYRGNDGKPMNKLYKFSSWTADALYNRYLVNKDEKFLLDLYPDMVTDYAVWEKDRQRKDGLFWQHDVKDGMEESLSGGRKVQNARPTINSYMYGNAVAISKMAEMKGDKETENKFKAKADVLQQLVETKLWNKKSEFFETLTEKDTLAQVREAIGFIPWYFNLPEQNKGFEKAWEQIKDEKGFSAPFGLTTAERRSPRFRTHGTGTCEWDGAIWPFASSQTLTALANVLNNYNQNFVAKPDYFKQMELYVQSQYYRGKPYLGEYLDETTGYWLMGDRERSRYYNHSTFNDLVITGLVGLRPRADEKIEVNPLIPQEKWDWFCLDNVLYHGNIITILWDKTGEKYKKGKGFRIFKNGKEIAVSEKLEKLVSE from the coding sequence ATGTTACAACATTTCAAACATAAAATAATTACGCTTTCAGTTGTCGTTGCTTGTATAAACAGCAGCTGCAAATCGAGTGTGGATCATTCACAAAAAGGAAAATCGGTTATCTTAAAAGAAGAAAACTTCAAACATTATGTGGATTATTTCAACACAATGGAAGATGAAAACTTAAAGTTTGCGATTCCGAATGACAGCGCTTGGGCGTGGATGGAAAAGAATATTCCGTTGTTTGAATGTCCGCAGCAGAATTTTGAGGAAATTTATTATTTCAGATGGTGGAGCGTTCGTAAGCACATCAAAAATACTCCACAAGGGTTTGCGATTACAGAGTTTTTGGTAGATCGTTCGTATGCCGATAAATACAATATGATTAGTTGTGCTTTGGGGCATCATATCAACGAATTTAGATGGGTTCATGATCCGAAATACATTGAGCAGGATGTGAAACTTTGGTACCGAGGAAATGATGGAAAACCAATGAACAAATTGTATAAATTTAGCAGTTGGACAGCCGATGCTTTGTACAATCGTTATTTGGTAAATAAGGATGAAAAATTCTTATTGGATTTGTACCCAGACATGGTTACAGATTATGCAGTTTGGGAAAAAGACCGCCAGCGTAAAGATGGATTATTTTGGCAGCATGATGTGAAAGATGGAATGGAAGAATCCTTAAGTGGCGGACGAAAAGTGCAAAATGCAAGACCAACGATTAACAGTTATATGTACGGAAATGCTGTAGCGATTTCTAAAATGGCTGAAATGAAAGGAGATAAGGAAACAGAAAACAAATTTAAAGCGAAAGCTGACGTTTTACAGCAATTAGTAGAAACGAAATTATGGAACAAGAAAAGTGAGTTTTTTGAAACCTTGACAGAAAAAGATACTTTAGCACAAGTTCGAGAAGCAATCGGATTTATTCCGTGGTATTTTAATCTTCCAGAGCAAAATAAAGGTTTTGAAAAAGCTTGGGAACAGATTAAGGATGAAAAAGGATTTTCGGCACCATTCGGTTTAACAACAGCAGAAAGAAGAAGTCCGCGTTTTAGAACACATGGAACAGGAACCTGCGAATGGGATGGTGCAATTTGGCCTTTTGCAAGTTCACAGACTTTAACGGCTTTAGCGAATGTTTTGAATAATTACAATCAGAATTTTGTAGCCAAACCTGATTATTTCAAACAGATGGAATTGTATGTTCAGTCGCAATATTATAGGGGAAAACCTTATCTTGGCGAGTATTTGGACGAAACAACTGGTTATTGGTTAATGGGCGACAGAGAACGAAGCCGTTATTATAATCACTCGACTTTTAACGATTTAGTGATTACTGGTTTGGTTGGTTTACGCCCAAGAGCTGATGAAAAGATTGAAGTAAATCCGTTGATTCCGCAAGAGAAATGGGATTGGTTTTGTTTGGATAATGTTCTGTATCACGGCAATATTATTACCATTCTTTGGGATAAAACAGGAGAAAAATATAAAAAAGGAAAAGGTTTTAGAATCTTTAAAAACGGAAAGGAAATTGCGGTTTCTGAGAAATTGGAGAAGTTAGTTTCTGAATAA
- a CDS encoding glycoside hydrolase family 95 protein, translating to MKLKIKITAIFIGIFSLTAKAQNDLKLWYDKPASIWNEALPLGNGRLGAMVFGDPAVERLQLNEETIWAGSPNSNAHNKSIKALPIVRQLIFDGKFDEAQDLATQEIMSQTNDGMPYQTFGSVYISFAGHQKYTDYYRDLDISNATAKVKYKVNGVEFTREILTAFSDQVIVVKLSASQPGQITCNVFMNSPIDKTVASTEGNQIILSGVGTNFEGVKGKVKFQGRLTAKNKGGDIDASNGVLSINKADEVTLYISIATNFKNYQDISGDEIAKSKDYLAKAETKDFETIKKAHVDYYQKFFNRVALDLGSNDLVKKPTNERIRDFSKQFDPQLASLYFQFGRYLLISSSQPGGQPANLQGIWNDMVTPPWDSKYTTNINAEMNYWPAQVTNLQEMHEPFVQMAKELSVTGAETAKMMYNANGWVLHHNTDIWRVTAPVDSAASGMWPTGGAWVCQDLWERYLYTGDKKYLAEIYPIMKGAADFFLDFMVIDPNTKYLVVVPSSSPENTHAGGTGKATIASGTTMDNQLVFDLFTHVIEASALVSPDAVYVKKVSDALAKMPPMKIGKHNQLQEWQDDWDNPKDNHRHVSHLYGLYPSNQISPIKTPELFEAAKQSLIYRTDESTGWSMGWKVNLWARLLDGNHAYKLIQDQLHLVTADQRKGGGTYPNMLDAHQPFQIDGNFGCTAGFAEMLMQSQEDAIHLLPALPTVWKDGSIKGLVARGGFIIDMTWKNNKVSELKIYSKIGGNCRLKVENTLKGSSLKKAKGKNSNPLFYDVEVKKPIISKEAKLPKVQLPNYNIYDVNMKAGQTYTFTGN from the coding sequence ATGAAGTTAAAAATTAAAATAACAGCAATCTTTATCGGAATTTTTTCCTTGACTGCAAAAGCACAAAATGACCTAAAATTATGGTACGATAAACCCGCATCCATCTGGAACGAAGCTCTGCCTTTAGGCAACGGACGTTTAGGCGCAATGGTTTTTGGCGATCCGGCAGTTGAACGTTTGCAGTTGAACGAAGAAACCATTTGGGCAGGTTCTCCAAATAGCAATGCTCATAATAAATCTATAAAAGCACTTCCAATTGTTCGTCAGTTAATTTTTGATGGAAAGTTTGATGAAGCGCAGGATTTGGCAACGCAGGAAATTATGTCGCAAACGAATGACGGAATGCCGTATCAAACTTTTGGGAGCGTTTATATTTCATTCGCAGGACATCAAAAATATACCGATTATTACCGTGATTTAGACATTAGCAATGCTACAGCGAAAGTAAAATACAAAGTAAACGGTGTTGAATTTACGAGAGAAATTTTAACCGCATTTTCAGATCAGGTTATTGTGGTGAAACTTTCTGCTAGTCAGCCGGGACAGATTACTTGTAATGTTTTCATGAACAGTCCGATTGATAAAACGGTTGCTTCGACAGAAGGAAATCAGATTATACTTTCAGGAGTTGGAACTAACTTTGAAGGCGTAAAAGGGAAAGTAAAATTTCAAGGCCGATTAACGGCTAAAAACAAAGGTGGAGACATCGATGCCAGCAACGGCGTTTTAAGCATCAACAAAGCCGATGAAGTAACTTTATACATTTCGATTGCTACGAACTTCAAAAACTATCAGGATATTTCGGGCGATGAAATTGCAAAAAGTAAAGACTATTTAGCGAAAGCGGAAACAAAAGATTTTGAAACTATAAAGAAAGCGCATGTTGATTATTACCAAAAATTCTTCAACAGAGTTGCTTTAGATTTAGGTTCAAATGATTTAGTTAAAAAGCCAACAAACGAAAGAATCAGAGACTTTTCGAAACAGTTTGATCCTCAATTGGCAAGTTTGTATTTCCAATTTGGACGTTATCTTTTAATTTCAAGTTCACAGCCAGGCGGACAGCCAGCCAATTTACAGGGAATTTGGAATGATATGGTGACTCCGCCTTGGGATAGTAAATACACGACAAACATCAATGCCGAAATGAATTACTGGCCTGCACAAGTAACCAATTTGCAAGAAATGCATGAACCATTTGTACAAATGGCAAAAGAGTTAAGCGTTACAGGTGCAGAGACAGCTAAAATGATGTACAATGCAAATGGTTGGGTTTTACACCATAATACTGATATTTGGCGTGTTACTGCTCCGGTAGATTCAGCTGCTTCGGGAATGTGGCCGACTGGCGGTGCTTGGGTTTGTCAGGATTTATGGGAAAGATATTTATATACAGGAGATAAAAAATATTTAGCAGAAATTTATCCAATTATGAAAGGTGCTGCGGATTTCTTTTTAGATTTTATGGTTATAGATCCAAACACAAAATATTTAGTTGTTGTTCCTTCAAGTTCGCCTGAAAACACGCACGCAGGCGGAACAGGAAAAGCAACAATTGCATCGGGAACTACAATGGATAATCAGTTGGTTTTTGATTTGTTTACGCACGTTATCGAAGCTTCGGCTTTGGTTTCTCCAGATGCTGTTTATGTGAAAAAAGTTAGCGATGCTTTGGCAAAAATGCCTCCAATGAAAATTGGAAAACACAATCAGTTGCAGGAATGGCAGGACGATTGGGATAATCCAAAAGACAATCACAGACACGTTTCGCATTTGTACGGATTGTATCCAAGTAATCAGATTTCGCCAATTAAAACGCCTGAATTATTTGAAGCAGCCAAACAATCTTTAATTTACAGAACAGACGAATCTACAGGCTGGTCGATGGGATGGAAAGTGAATTTATGGGCGAGATTATTAGACGGAAATCATGCTTATAAATTGATTCAGGATCAATTGCATTTGGTAACAGCAGATCAAAGAAAGGGAGGAGGAACGTATCCGAATATGTTAGATGCGCATCAGCCGTTTCAGATTGATGGTAACTTTGGATGCACAGCCGGTTTTGCCGAAATGCTGATGCAGAGTCAGGAAGATGCGATTCATTTACTTCCTGCTTTACCAACAGTTTGGAAAGACGGAAGCATAAAAGGTTTGGTTGCTAGAGGCGGATTTATAATTGATATGACTTGGAAAAACAATAAAGTTTCGGAGTTGAAAATTTACTCGAAAATAGGAGGAAACTGCCGTTTGAAGGTAGAAAATACTTTGAAAGGCTCTTCGCTTAAAAAAGCAAAAGGGAAAAATTCAAATCCACTCTTTTATGATGTGGAAGTGAAGAAACCGATTATTTCTAAGGAAGCAAAACTGCCTAAAGTGCAATTGCCAAATTACAATATTTACGATGTGAATATGAAAGCAGGGCAGACGTATACTTTTACGGGGAATTAA
- a CDS encoding acetylxylan esterase yields MKKIKYIILVSIFVLTFANGQSTSDTNFRKPVSETLKKIETLFNVTINDDRGLLKGKELDYADWRIEPGNLPLSLTNILAPFELMYFKQPDGTYIIRKYENHKVSVDKGKERLFYLESLYSTKEQWEKRKTELKACMIESFGLDKAPPTPKSKPLLTPKRIYKDYSVENIALEILPGVYATGSIYKPYPLNKKAAIILTPDGHFGDGRYRKDEQYRCAMMAKMGAIVVGYDLFAWGESLLQFPEETHRNSIASTVQVLTGIRLLDYLATVKNADMTRVGVTGGSGGGSHTMFLAAIDDRVKVSAPVVMVSSHFSGGCPCESGRGIHLCGNGTNNAEISAMMAPKPQLIVSDGKDWTLAVPELEFPFIQRTYELYGKKDLVENAHFAKEGHDFGISKRMALYPFMAKYLNLDLNKVKNDKGEIDESTCVIEPKEKLFVFGDKGEKLPKNALKDINKLYEMFGEKNLKVYEVKK; encoded by the coding sequence ATGAAAAAAATAAAATACATCATCTTAGTTTCCATTTTTGTTTTGACATTTGCCAATGGGCAAAGCACTTCTGATACTAATTTTAGAAAACCAGTTTCAGAAACTTTAAAGAAAATAGAAACTCTTTTTAACGTCACAATCAACGACGACAGAGGTTTATTAAAAGGAAAAGAACTGGATTATGCCGATTGGAGAATTGAACCTGGAAATCTGCCACTTTCGCTGACTAATATTCTAGCGCCGTTTGAATTGATGTATTTCAAACAACCCGATGGAACCTACATCATACGCAAGTATGAAAACCATAAAGTTTCGGTAGATAAAGGAAAGGAACGCTTGTTTTACTTAGAAAGCCTTTATTCGACGAAAGAACAATGGGAGAAACGCAAAACGGAGTTAAAAGCTTGTATGATTGAATCATTTGGTTTGGATAAGGCGCCCCCTACACCGAAGTCTAAACCACTTTTAACTCCAAAAAGAATTTACAAAGATTACAGTGTCGAGAATATTGCATTAGAAATTTTGCCTGGTGTTTATGCGACAGGATCGATTTACAAACCGTATCCGTTAAATAAAAAAGCAGCTATTATTTTAACTCCTGATGGGCATTTTGGCGACGGAAGATATAGAAAAGACGAACAGTACCGTTGTGCTATGATGGCAAAAATGGGAGCAATTGTGGTTGGTTACGATTTGTTTGCTTGGGGAGAATCGTTACTGCAATTTCCAGAAGAAACGCATAGAAACAGCATTGCATCTACGGTTCAGGTTTTAACTGGAATTCGTTTATTGGATTATTTGGCAACGGTTAAAAATGCCGATATGACAAGAGTTGGTGTTACTGGAGGTTCTGGCGGAGGATCACATACGATGTTTTTAGCCGCAATTGATGACAGAGTAAAAGTTTCTGCCCCGGTTGTGATGGTTTCTTCTCATTTCTCAGGCGGTTGTCCATGCGAAAGCGGACGAGGAATTCACTTATGCGGAAACGGAACTAATAACGCTGAGATTTCTGCAATGATGGCTCCAAAACCGCAATTGATTGTCTCTGATGGAAAAGACTGGACATTGGCAGTTCCGGAATTGGAATTTCCTTTTATCCAAAGAACGTATGAATTGTACGGAAAGAAAGATTTAGTCGAAAATGCTCATTTTGCAAAAGAAGGACACGATTTCGGAATCTCAAAACGTATGGCTTTGTATCCGTTTATGGCGAAATATTTAAACTTAGATTTGAATAAAGTGAAGAATGACAAAGGTGAAATCGACGAATCGACTTGTGTAATTGAACCAAAAGAAAAGTTGTTTGTTTTTGGTGATAAAGGAGAAAAACTGCCGAAAAATGCTTTAAAAGACATCAACAAATTATATGAAATGTTCGGAGAAAAAAATCTGAAAGTTTACGAGGTTAAGAAGTAA